A stretch of Castanea sativa cultivar Marrone di Chiusa Pesio chromosome 2, ASM4071231v1 DNA encodes these proteins:
- the LOC142625960 gene encoding putative NAD(P)H dehydrogenase (quinone) FQR1-like 2, whose amino-acid sequence MGKGGGCVPSKKKVPSTLDDQLVARDAPIPVEEDGAKAETNASAETAAPPPAAKLKIFIVFYSMYGHVEGLARRMKKGVDGVDGLEGVLYRVPETLSGEVLDQMKAPPKAEGIPEITAAELATADGLLFGFPTRYGSMAAQMKAFFDTTGQLWNEQKLAGKPAGFFVSTGTQGGGQETTAWTAITQLAHHGMLFVPIGYTFGAGMFKMDSIRGGTPYGAGVFAGDGSRQPTETELALAEHQGKYMASVVKRLSEG is encoded by the exons ATGGGGAAAGGAGGTGGCTGTGTTCCGAGCAAGAAGAAAGTCCCTTCCACGCTCGATGATCAGCTCGTCGCTAGGGACGCGCCGATCCCGGTCGAGGAAGACGGCGCCAAGGCCGAGACAAACGCCTCCGCGGAAACCGCCGCGCCGCCTCCAGCTGCGAAGCTGAAAATCTTCATTGTGTTTTACTCGATGTACGGTCACGTGGAGGGGCTGGCGAGGAGGATGAAGAAGGGCGTGGACGGAGTTGATGGGTTGGAGGGGGTGCTGTACAGGGTGCCGGAGACGCTGTCAGGTGAGGTGTTGGACCAGATGAAGGCGCCGCCGAAGGCGGAGGGGATCCCTGAGATCACGGCGGCGGAGCTTGCTACGGCGGATGGGCTTTTGTTCGGGTTTCCGACGAGGTACGGTAGTATGGCGGCGCAAATGAAGGCGTTTTTCGACACGACTGGGCAGCTCTGGAATGAGCAGAAGCTTGCGGGCAAGCCGGCCGGGTTCTTCGTCAGTACCGGCACCCAAGGAGGCGGTCAAGAAACCACTGC TTGGACAGCAATCACTCAGTTAGCGCACCATGGAATGCTATTTGTTCCTATAGGGTACACCTTTGGAGCTGGTATGTTCAAGATGGACTCCATTCGAGGGGGTACTCCATATGGTGCTGGAGTTTTTGCTGGTGATGGCTCAAGACAACCAACTGAAACAGAGCTGGCGCTTGCAGAGCATCAGGGCAAGTATATGGCTTCGGTAGTCAAGAGGCTCAGCGAAGGATGA
- the LOC142623690 gene encoding uncharacterized protein LOC142623690 → MATTACFIIVSRNDIPIYEAEVGSATKREDVAQLHQFILHAALDIVQDLAWTTSAMFLKAIDRFNDLVVSVYVTAGHTRLMLLHDSRNDDGIKSFFQEVHELYIKILLNPLYLPGSRITSSQFDTKVRALARKYL, encoded by the exons ATGGCAACCACGGCTTGTTTTATCATTGTGAGCAGGAATGACATCCCTATATATGAAGCTGAAGTTGGATCAGCTACTAAA AGAGAAGATGTGGCACAGCTGCATCAGTTCATATTACATGCCGCTTTGGATATTGTTCAGGACCTTGCATGGACTACTAGTGCTAT GTTTTTGAAAGCAATAGACAGATTTAATGATTTGGTGGTGTCAGTTTATGTTACAGCTGGT CATACGCGATTGATGCTGCTTCATGACTCTCGTAATGATGATGGAATCAAGAGCTTTTTCCAAGAGGTTCATGAGCTTTATATAAAG ATTCTTCTTAATCCCCTATACTTGCCTGGTTCTCGTATTACATCATCACAATTTGATACAAAAGTTCGTGCCCTTGCACGAAAATATTTGTAG